The Streptococcus downei MFe28 DNA window TTCTGTGATGCCCTTGAAGGTATTTTCAGGGGCAGCGACTTCTTCTTTCTTAGAGAAATCAACAACAGGGATACAAGCACCTGAGTCCAGCAGGTCTTGAATATCGGATTTCAGACCATCTGCCTTAGGACCGTAAACAGCTTGAACACCGTGGCCTTTGACAACCAGGCCAAGGGCACCAGCCTTCTTCCAGTCATTTTCGCCGCCAACCAGTTCGGCATCCTTAACGGTGACACGCAGACGGGTCATGCAGGCATCAACATCATCAATGTTGTCTTGACCACCAAGAAGGTTGATGATTTGTACGATTTGAGAGTCAACAGAGGTATTAGCATCGCCGTTGTTGGCATGGATAGCTTCGTCAACTTCTTCACTATCGTAGTTACCATTACGTCCAGCGGTAGCAAGATTCATCTTTTGAATCATGAAGTTGGCAATGAAGTAGGTAATTAAACCAAAGAGAATCGTTACCCAAACAAAGTTGATGACATCAATACCCAAACCAGCTCGAATAGCCATTGGGGTACGAGTCAAGAGTTCGATATTACCGAAGGAGTGAACACGCAGGTGAACAATATCAGCCATTGCGAAGGCACAACCTTGGATGATAGCGTAAACGACATAAAGTGGAACAGCTGCGAACATGAACATGTATTCAAGTGGTTCTGTAACCCCTGTTAGGAAGGTTGCAGCCGCTGCTGAGATGAACATTGATTTGTATTTTTTCTTCTTGTCAGGGTCAACATTACGGTACATAGCAACAGTCATACCCATCAAGATACCAGAAGAACCAATCATTTGACCAACCTTGAAACGAGCTGGAGTCCAGTGTTGCAAGGTGTATTGGTAAGTGTGATGGTATTTACTTGGGTCACCCGCTTTAAGGTGAATCAAGTCAGTTACCCAGGCTAACCAGAGTGGGTCTTGTCCCAACATAGCTTTACCGGCTTGGGCACCTGTTTGGATAAAGTAGGTACCACCAAGTTGGGTGTAGTTCATTGGGATGGTCAACATGTGGTGAAGACCAAATGGCAAGAGCAGACGTTCCAAGGTACCATAGAGGAATGGTGCCAGGATTGGTGCTGTATTTTGTGAGTTGGCCAACCATTGACCAAAGCCGTTAATAGCAGATTGAACCAGTGGCCAGAAGATAGCCATAATCAAACCAACAATCGTAGAACGCAAAATAACAACGAATGGTACGAAACGTTTACCATTAAAGAAGGTCAAGATATCTGGCAATTTACGGTAGTTATAGTATTTGTTGTAGGCAGTCGCACCAACGAAACCAGCGATAATACCAACGAATACCCCCATGTTAAGGGCTGGTTGGTTGAGGACATTGACAAAGTAGTCCGCAACCCGCATGGTTCCACCGAAAATATTGTGAACCACAGCCTTGCTGGTCGCATCGTTAACATCTGCTACTTGAACCCCGTAGAAGTTACCAGTAATCAGGTTAATCAAGATGAAGGAAATACCTGCGGCGAAAGCACCACCAGCTTTTTCCTTAGCCCAGCTACCACCGATAGCCAGGGCAAAGAGCAAGTGAAGGTTGTTCAGAAAGCCCCAACCAAGTTGGGCAATCAAGTTAGTGATTTGCACCCAAGTTGTGTTTGTAGGGGCAATCAAGGCAAGTGAGTTACCGATAGAAATCATCAAACCTGCAGCAGGCATGACAGCGATAACCACCATCAAACATTTCCCGAATTTTTGCCAAAATTCGAAGCTAGCTAAGCTTTTAAGGTTTTTCATTTAAAGCTACTCCTTTATATATAAGATACCAAGCCCGTAAGAGGCCAAGTAAAAATAGACAATCGATAGAAAATCCTGATTTTCTAGGAGATTGGTCTTTTTTACACAGCCTCTAGGGCGGGTTCAGTTACAAAATTTATTTTCCAAGCTTTCCGCCCGTATTCACTTAGATTAGAGCGACAGGGCCACTTCCAAGCCAAAGTGGTCAGAAACGACTTCCTGATTTTGGCCGTTGAAGATGACCCGACTGGATTTCACCGGAAGCTCACGGTTGACAAAGACATAGTCCAAACGTTTGTCTTGACTCTGGCCCTTCCAACCATCGATGGACTTACAAACCGTCACACCAGAATCCTTTTCCTGAGCCATCTGATAAGTATCTAGGAGGCCCTGATCCAAAATCGTCTGGTAGGCCTGAGGATTGCCTAGGGCATCTGTGTTGAAGTCACCCATGAAAATCTTGAGCCCCTCAAAATCAGTATGCCCCACTAATCGCTGCAGATTATCAACCTGACTTTCTGTTTGACTAGTCGGCAGATTCATGTGGCAGGAATAAACTTCCAGAGCCTGTCCTTGAACATCCACCTTGAGGCGGACAATCTTCCGAGAATCAATGGTGTGAATATCCTGACTCTTGGACGTGTAGAAGCCTTCAGATTCAAGGACTGGATAGCGACTCAAGAGAGCCAAACCCTCATCATAGATGTCATAGCCAATATGCGAGGTCGACCAATGATAAGAATAATCGTTCACCCCTCGCTGCTTGAGCAGTTCCAAGAGGACTTGTCCATAATTATCTTTTCTAATCTCTCCATCAACTATCGGAGCTGCAATCGTCTGATTGACCTCTTGCAGGGCAATGAGATCATAATCTTTGGCTGCGATGGTGTCCGCCAGATACTCAAGCTTCTGCTCTTGATGGTCTTCCATCCAAGCGTGAACATTCAAGCTTAGTAAATTCATCTCCAGTCTCCTTTCCAAAGTTAACCATTTCAAATTGAAATCGCTCTCTTTAGCATGCTTTAATTATACTGTAAACGTTTTCGAGTGTCAATAGGTTTTACGGAATTCTTTTCACTATTTTGGTTTTTTTCCGAAATCAAATAAAAACTCTTTAAAAAAAAGTATGGTCATGTTCATTTGAAATCAAAATTGATAGTTTTGATACTTTCGTTTAAAAGTGCGGACGCAAGCAAACTCCTGATGGAGTTTCATTGCTATTTTTTGAGCCTCGGTCTCAAAAAATCCGTTCTTAGCAACAACTGTGTTTGTTGCTAAGAATTCCACTTTGGCGAAAGTATCACGCTATCCCTGTATTATTATTTAAAAACTGGTGCTTTTTTGGCAAACTAAGACCACGCAAAATTTATAGGCTGAATGGTTTGAAATTCAAAGAAAGCTAGAAGCCTTGTCTACCACCAGCTTAGCTGGTGGTTTTCTTGTTTTTCCTTACAGGAAAAACCGGCTTGAAGTCATAAAAAAGCTAGAAGCTTAAACTTCTAGCTTGATTGATTCACTCCCCCGAGCTCTTATCGATGATTAGTGGCTGTGCCAGATGTCCTCATTGTACTGAGCGATGGTTCGGTCAGATGAGAAGAAGCCAGCCTTGGCAATGTTATTGATGACCTTGCGGTTCCAAGCCGCTTGGTCTTGGTAGTCCGTCAACATTTGTTCCTTGGTAGCAATGTAGTCCTTGAGGTCAATCAGGGTCATGAACCAGTCTTTAGCAATCAGTTCATTGTGTAGGCGACTGAGGCGTTCCTCATTACCAACAGCCTTGAGCTCAGGACTAACAATGAAGTCCACGGCTTCCTTGATGTCTTGGTCGCCATCATAGTGGTCCTTAGCAACATAGCCACCCTTGGCATAGAGGTCAATGATGGTGTCAGAATCCTTACCAAAGCTGTAGATATTGTCCTTACCAGCTAACTCGGCAATTTCGACATTAGCACCGTCCATGGTTCCCAAGGTCAGGGCACCATTGAGCATGAACTTCATGTTACCAGTTCCTGAAGCTTCCTTAGAAGCAAGGGAAATTTGCTCGGAAATATCGGTCGCTGGAATCAGGTGTTCCGCTACGGTGACATTGTAGTTTTCTACCAAGAAGACATTGAGATAAGGGCTAACCTCAGGGTCATTGTTAATCAACTCAGACAGGCTGAGGATGAGGTGGATAACATCCTGAGCAATGACATAGGCAGGCGCTGCCTTACCACCAAAGATAACTGTGATTTTCTTTTCTGGTAGCTTGCCACGCTTGATTTCCAGATACTTGTGAATAACATATAGGGCGTTCATTTGTTGACGCTTGTACTCGTGGAAACGTTTAATTTGGGTGTCAATGATCGAATTTTCATCCAAGTCAATGCCCTTGTTTTCCTTAAGGTAGCGTTTGAGGGCCAATTTATTGTTGAATTTAATCTCAGCCAAGCGTTTTTGGACAGCTGGGTCATCAGCGAAGGCCAAGAGTTTTTCCAACTTAGTGGCATCAGTCAGATAGCTGTCACCAATGATTTCCTTGAGGTAGGCTGCCAAATCTTGGTTAGCAAATTCCAACCAGCGACGGAAGGTAATCCCATTGGTTTTGTTGTTGAATTTCTCTGGGTAAAGCTCATAGAAATCCTTGAGCTCACTGTTCTTGAGGATTTCCGTGTGCAGGGCAGCCACCCCATTAACACTAGTTGAAAAATGGATGTCCATGTGGGCCATATGAACCCGCTTGTCTCCATCAATGATTTGCACAGCTGGGTTAGCATATTTC harbors:
- a CDS encoding PTS transporter subunit IIBC gives rise to the protein MKNLKSLASFEFWQKFGKCLMVVIAVMPAAGLMISIGNSLALIAPTNTTWVQITNLIAQLGWGFLNNLHLLFALAIGGSWAKEKAGGAFAAGISFILINLITGNFYGVQVADVNDATSKAVVHNIFGGTMRVADYFVNVLNQPALNMGVFVGIIAGFVGATAYNKYYNYRKLPDILTFFNGKRFVPFVVILRSTIVGLIMAIFWPLVQSAINGFGQWLANSQNTAPILAPFLYGTLERLLLPFGLHHMLTIPMNYTQLGGTYFIQTGAQAGKAMLGQDPLWLAWVTDLIHLKAGDPSKYHHTYQYTLQHWTPARFKVGQMIGSSGILMGMTVAMYRNVDPDKKKKYKSMFISAAAATFLTGVTEPLEYMFMFAAVPLYVVYAIIQGCAFAMADIVHLRVHSFGNIELLTRTPMAIRAGLGIDVINFVWVTILFGLITYFIANFMIQKMNLATAGRNGNYDSEEVDEAIHANNGDANTSVDSQIVQIINLLGGQDNIDDVDACMTRLRVTVKDAELVGGENDWKKAGALGLVVKGHGVQAVYGPKADGLKSDIQDLLDSGACIPVVDFSKKEEVAAPENTFKGITENVLSVADGEIIPIDQVNDPVFSGKMMGDGFAVNPSDGNVYSPVAGVVTSVFPTKHAYGLLTDEGLEVLVHIGIDTVSLNGIPFSPKVTDGQRVEAGDLLAVVDLDALDAAGKEKSIIVVFTNAAEVKSVTLENTGKQPAKTLAAKVEI
- a CDS encoding endonuclease/exonuclease/phosphatase family protein, whose translation is MNLLSLNVHAWMEDHQEQKLEYLADTIAAKDYDLIALQEVNQTIAAPIVDGEIRKDNYGQVLLELLKQRGVNDYSYHWSTSHIGYDIYDEGLALLSRYPVLESEGFYTSKSQDIHTIDSRKIVRLKVDVQGQALEVYSCHMNLPTSQTESQVDNLQRLVGHTDFEGLKIFMGDFNTDALGNPQAYQTILDQGLLDTYQMAQEKDSGVTVCKSIDGWKGQSQDKRLDYVFVNRELPVKSSRVIFNGQNQEVVSDHFGLEVALSL
- the glgP gene encoding glycogen/starch/alpha-glucan family phosphorylase: MSFTQYIEDKKGTKLADLDNKTIYLGLMDYVKEKAQGLAKNTGKRKVYYISAEFLIGKLLSNNLINLGIYKTTKDELAAAGKDIAQIEDEELEPSLGNGGLGRLASCFIDSISTLGINGEGVGLNYHCGLFKQVFRNNQQEAEANYWIEDDSWLVPTDISYDVPFKDFTLKSRLDRIDVLGYHKDTKNYLNLFDIDGLDYGLIKDGITFDKTQIQKNLTLFLYPDDSDKTGELLRIYQQYFMVSNAAQLLIDEALERGSNLHDLADYAYVQINDTHPSMVIPELIRLLTEKHGFDFEEAVAVVSKMVGYTNHTILAEALEKWPLDYLNEVVPHLVVIIEKLAALIREKYANPAVQIIDGDKRVHMAHMDIHFSTSVNGVAALHTEILKNSELKDFYELYPEKFNNKTNGITFRRWLEFANQDLAAYLKEIIGDSYLTDATKLEKLLAFADDPAVQKRLAEIKFNNKLALKRYLKENKGIDLDENSIIDTQIKRFHEYKRQQMNALYVIHKYLEIKRGKLPEKKITVIFGGKAAPAYVIAQDVIHLILSLSELINNDPEVSPYLNVFLVENYNVTVAEHLIPATDISEQISLASKEASGTGNMKFMLNGALTLGTMDGANVEIAELAGKDNIYSFGKDSDTIIDLYAKGGYVAKDHYDGDQDIKEAVDFIVSPELKAVGNEERLSRLHNELIAKDWFMTLIDLKDYIATKEQMLTDYQDQAAWNRKVINNIAKAGFFSSDRTIAQYNEDIWHSH